A genomic region of Oryza glaberrima chromosome 1, OglaRS2, whole genome shotgun sequence contains the following coding sequences:
- the LOC127759908 gene encoding uncharacterized protein LOC127759908, translating into MRREGRQRGWVCAYDRALVDPEGKRRVVGAVAAPATVANGGFIRAPRKPTNHSKFTGGRAFRELASGKGACSGGPAASTTGGKGRHKFKHDEIKAYYLELEAGADDAVDELGSL; encoded by the coding sequence ATGCGTCGCGAGGGGAGGCAGCGCGGGTGGGTGTGCGCGTACGACCGCGCCCTGGTCGACCCCGAGGGGAAGCGCCGCGTggtgggcgcggtggcggcgccggcgacggtggccaaCGGCGGGTTCATCAGGGCGCCGCGGAAGCCAACCAACCACTCCAAGTTCACCGGCGGCCGCGCCTTCAGGGAGCTCGCCAGCGGCAAGGGCGCCTGCAGCGGCGGGCCAGCAGCGTCGACGACGGGTGGTAAAGGGAGGCACAAGTTCAAGCACGACGAGATCAAGGCGTACTACCTCGAACTCGAAGCCGGCGCTGATGATGCTGTCGATGAGCTAGGATCGCTATGA